The Naumovozyma castellii chromosome 5, complete genome genomic interval AAACGTTTTCCCCGCTGCACCACCATGGTATAAGATCCTTTACGGACTGCAATCTGCCAATTACTCAATGAAGGGGTCTCCCGGTGGTCTGGCTCGTATAGATAAACTATTACATATAGATGTCTACACAAAGGGGTTCTCCAACTCCTCCGTCATCTTTGGTGCCTTCCCCTCTTTACATTCAGGTTGTGCTACCATGCTAGCTCTATTCTTCGCATATTGTTTCCCTAGGGGGAAAAACATCTTCATTGCTTACGTTTGTTGGCTTTGGTGGTCCACAATGTATTTGACACATCATTATTTCGTGGATCTTATAATTGGTTCCGTTCTTTCATTCgtcattttccaatacACTAAATATTACATGTTACCCATAGTGGACACCGATCTATTTTGTAGATGGTCATATAGTGAATTATCGAAATACGACGTGAAATTCAATGATCCTTTGAATGTGGGCGGTATCGATGACGTGGAGAGCGTTCCCTTGAATGAGATTGACGTGAGAAGTCAAAGCAACGATAGTGCTGCTAGTGTAACGCCTTCCAtttttgataaagaagTACGATTCAGTAGATCAAATGCTACTTCGACTACATCGTTGGGTAGTAATGTGGATTTTGCTGCTAAATCTAATCC includes:
- the NCAS0E02500 gene encoding phosphatase PAP2 family protein yields the protein MVVALFRKWFLSQRPTNCHLADLDTRWNPRIGIRRLKSYQPTRYDYLHYGFMGSVWLFVLITNPAPFILKLIFYSLLILLFLIPITSQFFFNALPILTWLSLYFTSSYFPAESRPPITVKVLPTIETMLYGDNLSDILATSTNKILDVLAWIPYGVFHFGAPFVVAFILFIFGPPTILHGFSFAFGYMNLIGVMIQNVFPAAPPWYKILYGLQSANYSMKGSPGGLARIDKLLHIDVYTKGFSNSSVIFGAFPSLHSGCATMLALFFAYCFPRGKNIFIAYVCWLWWSTMYLTHHYFVDLIIGSVLSFVIFQYTKYYMLPIVDTDLFCRWSYSELSKYDVKFNDPLNVGGIDDVESVPLNEIDVRSQSNDSAASVTPSIFDKEVRFSRSNATSTTSLGSNVDFAAKSNPRLNGSGKRAD